The Cellulosimicrobium sp. ES-005 genome segment CACGCTCAACGACGTGGCGAAGTCTCTCGGCAGCTCGGGTCTCGTGAACGTCGGCCTGAACACGGGCGCCGGGGTCGACCTCATCGGCTTCGAGGCCGGAGGCCGCCACACCACGTCGCAGCTCGTCGACGGGGACTACCCGGCGGTCCGCCGGCTGTTCCCCGACGAGACCCCGATCCACGCGGTCGTCCCGACGGCCCCGCTCATCGACGCGGCCAAGCGCGTGTCGCTCGTCGCCGAGCGCAACACGCCGATCCGGCTGTCGTTCACGGACGGGCAGGTCGTGCTCGACGCCGGTCAGGGCGACGACGCGCAGGCGTCCGAGGCGCTGGAGGCGGTGCTCGTGGGCGAGGACATCTCGGTGGCGTTCAACCCGCAGTTCCTCCTCGACGGTCTCGGAGCCCTCGGCACGGACTTCGTGCGCCTGAGCTTCACGCACCCGAACAAGCCCGTGGAGTTCACCGGGCAGGACTCGCTCGACGGCGAGGACTCGTCGCACTACCGCTACCTGCTCGTGCCGATCCGCTTCGCGGGCTGACCCGCGAGGACCGCTCTCGCACCACCGCCCCGACCGCATCACCGCACCCCGGAGGACTCGCATGGTCACGCGCATCGGACTCGTCGGCCTCGGCAAGATGGGCAACAACATGCGGGCGCGCATCCGCGCCGCCGGCATCGAGGTGGTGGGCTACGACCCGCGGCCCGAGGTGTCGGACGTCGCGACCCTCGCCGAGCTCGTCGCGGCCCTGCCCGACGACGGCCCGCGGATCGTGTGGGTCATGGTCCCGGCGGGCGAGCCGACCCGGAGCGTCGTGACCGAGCTGGGCGGCCTGCTCGGCGCGGGCGACTTCGTCATCGAGGGCGGCAACTCGTACTACGCCGAGGACCAGGCGCGTGCCGCCGAGCTGAGCGAGAAGGGCGTCGGCTACCTCGACGTCGGCGTCTCCGGCGGGGTCTGGGGGCTCGAGAACGGCTACGGCCTCATGGTGGGCGGCGACCGCACGCACGTCGAGGCCGCCATGCCGGTGTTCGACGCCCTGCGCCCGGAGGGGCCGCGCGAGGAGGGCTTCGTCCACGCGGGCGAGGTCGGCGCCGGGCACTTCGCGAAGATGGTCCACAACGGCATCGAGTACGGCCTCATGCAGGCCTACGCGGAGGGCTACGAGCTCCTCGCCGCGAAGAGCGGGCTGGTCAAGGACGTGCACGGCACGATGAAGGCCTGGACGCGCGGCACGGTCGTGCGGTCCTGGCTCCTCGACCTCTTCGTGAAGGCGCTCGAGGAGGACCCGCAGCTCGCCGCGATCGACGACTGGGTCGACGACTCGGGCGAGGGCCGCTGGACGGTCGACGAGGCCATCGACAACGCCGTTCCGCTGCCCGTGATCTCGGCGGCGCTGTTCGCGCGCTTCGCCTCGCGCCAGGAGCAGTCCCCGGCCCTCAAGGCCGTCGCCGCGCTGCGCCAGCAGTTCGGCGGGCACGCCGTGAAGGCCGCCGACCCGGCCTGACCGGTCGGCCGTCCCCGGCACGTCCTCGCGATGTACG includes the following:
- the gnd gene encoding phosphogluconate dehydrogenase (NAD(+)-dependent, decarboxylating); its protein translation is MVTRIGLVGLGKMGNNMRARIRAAGIEVVGYDPRPEVSDVATLAELVAALPDDGPRIVWVMVPAGEPTRSVVTELGGLLGAGDFVIEGGNSYYAEDQARAAELSEKGVGYLDVGVSGGVWGLENGYGLMVGGDRTHVEAAMPVFDALRPEGPREEGFVHAGEVGAGHFAKMVHNGIEYGLMQAYAEGYELLAAKSGLVKDVHGTMKAWTRGTVVRSWLLDLFVKALEEDPQLAAIDDWVDDSGEGRWTVDEAIDNAVPLPVISAALFARFASRQEQSPALKAVAALRQQFGGHAVKAADPA